In the Caenorhabditis elegans chromosome X genome, one interval contains:
- the C05G5.1 gene encoding MFS domain-containing protein (Confirmed by transcript evidence) — protein MINSMLNEDYRVYPKRWIYLLAVSMINFSNGNTWITYAAITFYTNNYYSNSNAALFFNVIFMVLSIPVGFLACWWIDKFGLRSAYHIGTWANFIGNIIRLVASGTFIDPSLRFPIAITGQAVAAFAQPFVMFLPTKLAAYWFADNERAIANTLSSMSNPIGIAVMYSLAPVFVNKTTPDNFFNMNIAVTAVAVIPVILSLFINKSKPPTPATPSRDTDVDAPPFLEGVKICFKSKTFIVLSICLGGGVGLFNALYNNLQPALCVKGYNPTFNGGMGTLLIMSGLVGAAISGIIVDKWGEFEKVMKVSFCIAGVAAASLSICINYEGVQWWVILSIFIFGAAGFSIYPIGLEMGVEATFPVAEATSTGLIIMIGQVQGVFYVIMTNLAVGKPDPHDMAIQTCVDTNSQNHTVLTWKWPFLIWLICISVLITSFVAFFWPKYKRRNYEQGKKWNELDL, from the exons ATGATTAACAGCATGCTGAACGAGGATTATAGGGTTTACCCCAAACGATGGATTTATTTGCTGGCAGTGAGCATgattaacttttcaaatggAAAT ACATGGATCACATACGCGGCCATCACTTTCTACACTAACAACTACTACTCCAACTCAAATGCAGCTCTATTTTTCAACGTtatttttatggttttatCGATTCCGGTGGGATTCTTAGCATGCTGGTGGATTGATAAGTTTGGACTCCGATCAGCG TATCACATTGGAACATGGGCAAATTTCATCGGAAACATTATTCGTCTGGTTGCGTCAGGGACTTTTATAGACCCGTCACTACG ATTCCCAATTGCTATAACCGGACAGGCAGTAGCCGCTTTTGCACAACCATTTGTCATGTTCCTTCCCACAAAACTCGCAGCATACTGGTTTGCGGATAATGAGAGAGCTATTGCAAATACACTGTCGTCAATGTCGAATCCCATTGGAATCGCTGTCATGTACTCATTGGCACCTGTATTTGTAAATAAGACAACTCCAgacaactttttcaatatg AACATAGCAGTAACGGCTGTGGCTGTCATTCCTGTAATTCTCTCCTTGTTCATCAACAAGTCAAAGCCACCTACTCCTGCAACACCTTCCAGAGATACAGACGTAGATGCCCCGCCATTTTTGGAAGGTGTCAAAATATGCTTCAAATCGAAAACGTTCATTGTGCTATCCATTTGTTTGG GCGGAGGAGTCGGTCTTTTCAACGCGTTGTACAACAATCTGCAGCCAGCATTGTGCGTGAAAGGGTATAACCCGACGTTCAATGGAGGAATGGGAACCTTGTTGATCATGTCTGGACTCGTTGGAGCAGCTATCAGTGGGATCATTGTTGACAAGTGgggagaatttgaaaaa gtaatgaAAGTATCATTTTGCATTGCCGGAGTTGCAGCAGCTTCCTTATCAATTTGTATCAACTACGAGGGTGTGCAGTGGTGGGTGATACTCTCGATTTTTATCTTTGGAGCTGCTGGATTCTCAATTTATCCGATTGGTCTCGAGATGGGAGTTGAGGCGACATTCCCAGTGGCAGAGGCCACGTCAACCGGACTTATTATCATGATTGGACAGGTTCAAGGAGTATTTTATGTGATTATGACAAATCTAGCTGTCGGAAAACCGGACCCTCATGATATGGCCATTCAAACGTGCGTGGACACCAACTCTCAGAATCATACGGTGTTAACTTGGAAAT ggCCATTCCTTATCTGGCTAATTTGCATATCTGTCCTTATAACTAGTTTTGTGGCATTCTTCTGGCCTAAGTACAAGCGAAGGAATTACGAGCAGGGAAAGAAATGGAACGAGTTAGATCTTTAA